A stretch of DNA from Ranitomeya variabilis isolate aRanVar5 chromosome 1, aRanVar5.hap1, whole genome shotgun sequence:
gaaacaaagctacgtttgaatctacaggctttcagcctctatcaacaatatgaaactgcatttggcctggttcttggtttgggcctagtgacgtctgctgctgcctcttggtttcctcaaagaaacaaagctgagtttcaatctacaggctttcggcctatatttagaatttgaaactgtatttggcctactagtttggttgggccctactaacggtgtctgctgctgcttgttgttgtcctccactgaacaaagcaatgctgcctgtttactcctgtaaccaattttttcctgcttttagcctccttttttattttgggcctatatctgtgtttcctcctcatcctgcctattacccagccactgcttgatgggtctgctggtacattgacccagaccactacattccccttgcactctacacagccagaatctgaccctgctgaaagtcaggtcccccttcccgcatactataccaccttacacggggacaaagaggaaggtgcatatgaaagtgcaggttccttcatcaggtgggggggcatactcgttggcgacgtcactgtcacagggcccgtcatagtacgcaaaagtgtcactgccggtgggaggcgccaccgccagcaaacacaacgccgtactttgaggggccctgtgccagtggcaatgcgaacgagtgtgccccccctgcttgctcaggatcacaacacttgcaaagttgaaatacttacctctccctgctccaccgccgtgatgtattccacatttcctgggcccaagaaaaagttGAGCCAgccatccacccccccccccccccgcaactttaaccaaatgacccccaattttcaatacctaactattattataaggttaattaagattgtcaagcttaagtaacaataattgatgttttttacattaaaatgggctctgtaggtgttttcctgtcctccactcactgctgacttttattccccattgacttgcattgggtttcgtgtttcagtcggcccccgacttttcgcaatgatcggccgatttcacccgacccgacttttgacaaagtcgggtttcacaaaaccggactcgatcctgaaaaagtaaaagtcgctcaaccctatccaccaCCACTTCATTGGGTTGATGTCAGGACTCCAGTCAAGTTCTTCCACAATCTGCCCAACCATGCTGGACCTTGCTTTGTGTAGTGTGCACAGTCATCCTGGGACTCTAAATTGCAAAGCCCTAAAAAAATAACTCCATGGCAGTATCCCTCATCCACTAAGCTTTAAAATTAGCACACTACAGTAGAGCAGGTAACATTCTCTTGGCTTTCCTTAAATCCAGACTCTTCCACCAGAGACAGAAGTGTGATTTGTCACTCCACAAAATATGTTTCCACTGCTTCAGATTCCAGTGTCGGCGTGCTGTACCCCATTCCATCTAGGCGTTGTGCTTGGTGATATAAGGCTTGTATCTGCTGCTCGGCCATGGAAATCTGGTTAACCCCATGTCTGCAGCTTAATAGCTTTctttgacatgacaggttccccttaaaggggatgtccggccttggggtacaagtctgcatgGTGTGACACACTTGCAAATCCTCACATCACATgcactgcgcactgtgaggattctccgatggcGGGTACGTAATCACAAGTATCTGATTTGCATCCACACAGTTACGTGCCGACTAGATGGTTGCGGCCTTAGAATTACtctagacttgtaccctaaggccggacaaccccttttagtatttgctgcagacatttctgcaccaagaagtgtctCTTGTCAGAAATAATGCATCGTAAAATATTGTGTTTTTCCGTGTTTATTTTACTGCATTTGAATGATGTGGGAAAAaaatctctctgtgtgtgtgtgtgtgtgtgtgtgtgtgtgtctctctctctctgtgtctctgtctctctctctgtctctctctctgtgtctctctccctctctctctctctctgtgtctctctctctctgtgtctctctctgtctctatctctctctgtctctctctctctctgtctctctgtgtctctgtgtctctctctcgcactctctctctctgtctctctctctgtgtgtctctctctctctctctctgtgtctctatgTCTCTCTCTcgcactctctctctctgtctctctctctgtgtgtctctctctctctctgtgtctctatgtctctctctctgtctctctctctgtctctctctctctgtgtgtgtgtgtatctctctctctgtctctctgtgtctctatgtctctctctgtgtgtctctctctgtctctctgtgtctctatgtctctttctgtctctctctctctctctctctcgcactctctctctctctcgcactCTCTTTCTCATTTCTGGAAATATTCTGACCTGGATACAGATTACAATACTTGAATCCTTTTTTTAGGAGAACAGAAGAAAGAAGATTTTGGCAAGGTGAATCCACTTCGTAAGTTGCCGGCTCTCAAGGATGGAGACTTCACAATGGGGGAGAGGTAAAGAATCATATGTTAAAGCAAATTTATCAAACTTCAttctaaagaatatatatatatatattttttctttaactgtagattttctttttttttacgtgaaaaactgatgcaacagggtttgatcTGCACAGACGTAATTATGAAGGAAGGGAGAAGAGGTGATGTTGGATACATTTTTTTATGAAGATGATGatatagaaaataaaaacaaaacaaaataaaacatacCATCCTTCTCCGTCCCTCCCAATATAAAGTCTATTTCCTGATGATCTGCGCCCTGTTGTATAGCCTAGATATGTTTACTTACAGTTATCAGTTCTAattccaccattaatatatacattAAGTAGTTATGTACATTAAGTATGTGAATAGTTTCCAGAGAGCGTATATCAGGAATAAAAAATAAaggtattttacataaaaaataaaataatcgctCGGATTGGATTTTTTCTCTCAGATGGCAGTTCTCACTCATTATTACTACAAAATGGAGTAACAGTATATTACATTTTGAACATTGGGATTGCATAGCAGATGCTACAAATCCATGTTTAGATCACTTCCTAACCCTTATAATCTTGGATTAAGTTGCTGTTACATTTTCATTTATGAATTCATTTACTGACTGCACATTATAATTACTGTGTATTTTACAAAGGGAATACAGCAGAAGATAACCCCTAATGCtccagaaaaccttttttttttttaatttactctaAAGGAAAGTTTACCCACAACAGAATTGTTGCAGAAATATCTGAATCATATTTCTGAAAGGTGCCAGGTGAAATGCATGCTCTTGTTGCAGAAACCTCACCTTTCAAAGAACCTgaagacaagcctacaacctgcagtaaccaccgatcgaccaaaccgctgcccaaccagctctaccctcacctactgtatcctcacccatcccttgtagtttgtgagccctcgcgggcagggtcctctctccttccgtaccagtcgtgacttgtattgattaagattattgtacctgtttttattatgtatacccctcctcacatgtaaagcgccatggaataaatggtgctataataataataattcacatcTATGGAATAGAGTCTCAGTTGTCACAATAATAGTGTGTGAACAAtgtttaatattgttttttttattcctcGTGTCCTTGGTACGTTTTTAACAACTGCCTAGTAATCCAGAACATGTGATGATCCAGCAACTATCATTAATGTTgtgtacataattatatatttaCCCTAATAGTTTGTGTTTTCATTCTCTTTCCAGCACTGCAATCCTGCAATATCTAGCTAACAAGTATAACACCCCTGATCACTGGTACCCATCAGACCTCCAGAAACGTGCTCATGTAGATGAGTACCTGTCTTGGCATCATGAAAATACACGTCCCAACGGTGGCAGAGTGTTTTGGGTCAAGGTATGGTTTTTGGAATTTGGATAGGAGTTTGGGTGGCCCAGTGTTCAGTCTCTTCTGGTGGATTGTTTGCACTGTTTGGCATATGAAGAAATGGAGGCCACACTCTGAAGTGCACTATTTGGAGTGATGGCTGCCACAGCTTCTTATCTTTTCTTTACAACTTGCATAGttggcctaaggccggggtcagacttgcgtgtgcaatgcgagatactcgcgcatcaatacccggcaggcCGGCACTGCTGCCAGCAATTGGGACCAGTGTGTGAGGCTGTATTTCAAGTCTGACCCCGGCCAAATGCTGTACTCTGCACCAGCAGTACAAAAGTGAGACTGGAGCAGTGGTGCATATGCACAGCCATCTTTAAATTAAAAGAGTTTttacacaaacaaagtacattttaatcaatagatcttggaataataataatttccacaattggatcttTTTAAATACAAtggccctgtgctgagataatcttataaatgtgcccctcctGTGTACTgtgtaactattattattattatacattttttatagcgccatttattccatggcgctttacatgtgaaaaagggggaaaatataaacaaatacaataaacatgagcaaaaaacaaggcactaacaggtacagaaggagggaggaccctgcccgcgagggctcacagtctggaggggatgggtgaggatacacgaagagagggtagagctggttgtgcggtggttcagtaggttgaggatcactgtaggctgtaggtttgtcggaagaggtgagtcttcaggttgtttttgaaggtttctatggtaggcgagagtctgatgtgttggggtagagagttccagagtatgggggaagcacgggagaagtcttggatgcgattgtgggaagaagagataagaggggagtagagaaggagatcttgtgaggatcgaaggttgcatgtaggtaagtaccctgAGACCATgccacagatgtatgaaggagactggttgtggatggctttgtatgtcatagtaagggcttTGAACTAGAGTCTCTGGATGATagcaagccagtgaagggcttggcacagGGGAGAGGcacgggaatagcggggagacaggtagattagttgggcagcagagtgtaggatggattggagtggtgccagagtgctagaggggaggccagagagtaggaagttgcagtagtcaaggcggtagATAagtgcatgcactagtgtttttgtggtttcgtggtgAAGGAATgcccggatccgggaaatatttttgagtttgagacaacaggaggaggcaagggcttggatatgtggcttgaaggagagggcagagtcaaggatcaccccgaggcaccgagcatgcgggactggggaaagtgagcagccattgacattgatggataggtctgatggaggggtagagtgagatgggggaaagatgatgaattctgttttgtccatgttcagttttagaaagcgagcagaaaagaaggccgagatagcagacagacagtgtgggattttggtgagtaagtaggtgaggtcaggtccggataggtagatctgcatgtcatccgcatagagatgatactgcaaaccgtgggattctatgacctGTCCCAGGCAGAAGGTGTAGATAGAGAAGAGTAGGggggaggaggtggtgtgggagagggagacactgaatgttcggtctgttagatatgacgacatCCAGGatcgggccaagtctgtgatgccaagagatgatagaatctgtagcaggagggagtggtccacagtgtcaaaggcagaagacaaacttaggaataaaggccccgtctcacatagcgaggtcgctagcgagatcgctgctgagtcacaagttttgtgatgcaacagcgacctcagtagcgacctcgctatgtttgacacgtaccagcgaccaggcccctgctgtgagatcgctggtcgtgtcggaatggcctggacctttttttggtcgttgaggtcccgctgacatcgctgaatcggtgtgtgtgacacggattcagcgatgtcttcgctggtaaccagggtaaacatcgggttactaagtgcagggccgcgcttagtaacccaatgtttaccctggttaccatcgtaaatgtaaaaaaaaagcaaacagtacatactaacattccggtgtccgtcaggtcccttgccgtctgcttcctgcactgactgagtgccgccgtacagtgagagcagagcgcagcggtgacgtcaccgctgtgctgtgctttcactttacggcggcactcagtcagagcgggaagcagacagcaagggacctgacggacaccgaaaggtgagtatgtactgtttgtttattttggtaaccagggtaaacatcgggttactaagcgcggccctgcgcttagtaacccgatgtttaccctggttacccgggtgctgcagggggacttcggcatcgttgaagacagtttcaacgatgccgaagtcgttcccctgatcgttggtcgctggagagagctctctgtgtgacagctccccagcgaccacacaacgacttaccaacgatcacggccaggtcgtatcgctggtcgtgatcgttggtaaatcgttttgtgagacggtaccttaacatgCATCATTTGCTGCTCTTGCATGTAATGGAAGGGAAGGAGAGGGGAAGGGAAGGAGGGAATTTCTGAAACTAATGACCATTGTTAATGTTGTTCTCATTGCGATTTTTGTTTTATTGCTTTGTACCTTGAGTTTGgttaaataaaaatgtatctgatttaaaaaaaagttgcaggagacaagtccaggagaaggaggacagagtagtgtcgcttgctcttggtagttagtaggtcattggtgactttagttagggtagtttcagttgagtgatggggtcggaagccagattgtaaccagtcaaagtGGGAGCagaatgagaggtgggaggacagttcaagatggacattctgttccagtagttttgaggcataagggagaagagatattgggcgatagctagaaacAGAGAATGGGTCGAGGAAGGACTTTTTGAGGATggttgtgatcttggcatgtttgaaggatgaggggaagacaccagttgtgagaggttgaagaggtgtgttagggttgggatgaaaactgtggtgaggtttgggatgaggtgggacgggagcagatcaagcgtgcaagtggtgaggtgtgatcttgacaggtgggtggagagctgatcttctgtcatggtggagaagctggttttggaggaacagggttgagccgctaagaggggcattgggtgctgtgggccaaagctttctctgattgcctctttctttaaacagaagatcgatactaagtcgtcagcagaaatgagaggagagggaggaggtgctgggggacggcgtagcgaattgaaagtgttgaaaagctgtttagggttgtgagtcagggagaatatgagaaatgagaagtaagtttgttttgcggcagtgagcgtggacttgaagctggcgagggactgcttgtatgcaatgaagtgctcggcagagtgggatctcttccatctccgctcaacgaccctggaagcccgtctcagttctttggtcaggctggtcagcaagTGCTGTCTGTTGatagtacgagttttgctatgcatgagaggGGAGGCCGAATCGAGTGTCGCTATTATTGGGGTGTTATAAAAAGtgccagcagcatctgtgtcatgaagggaagctatgtctgtaagagggagaagtgactcagagagtgattgtaaattgaggtgtttaagatttctgcgagggtgagtgagtttgtggagtggaggttgtgcactaggagaggagagggaagagaatgtcagtaggttgtggtcagacagggtgaggggtgtgttagtaagggaacagaagtgGGTAAAGATATTGTCTagggtgtgaccatctttgtgagtggccgcagaagaccattgagtgaggccgaaggaagcagtgagcgataaaagtttagaggcagctgaggtggaaatgTCAATgtagatattgaagtcacccatgttgatagtggggatgtcagcagataggaaatgaagtagccaggtggtgaagtggtcgagaatggtggagatggctagttctgggggtcggtagatgacagccagctggaggttggagggggaatagatgcggatggagtgcacctcaaacaatGGAAGAGTAGCGGAGCGTGGTAGCAGGATTGGAGTAAAGAAGCAGGtgttggacaggagcaagccaactcctccaccacgtttggtgctgaggcgaggggtgtgagaaaggtggaatccgccataggaaagtgcagccggagaggctgagtcagagggggtgagccaggtttcagtgatgccaaggaacgagagtttgttggtgatgaagaggtcatggataaatggcagtttgttgcagacgaagcgttcgttccatagtgctccaggtagggggatcggtggagtgggggctggatgaatgggtatgaggttatcacgaTTGGGAAAACATGCAGAAGATcttggcagggggttagaaatgagtgtggggatgtgttgaggagggccaggatttggggatacatcaccagcaatgaggagtagcagacagagcgttagaaggttggagcaggataggacatgacgcGGACGTGTATGTCTGGCGAAAAAGGGTTGTATGTGGAGAAACAGatgtgaggaggaggtgagatggctggggacaaTGAAGGGTAAAATtactagttccttactaggtgcgGGGATTAGAGGAGGTAGGGAAAAATAGAGTAGTATGggtgtgaaagagaaaagaaaccgaaacattgtagttgattggctgtgtctgaccatacaggaacatggtgtgatcataccacatctcctgggcaggggaggaaggaaatgagtatatagacaggacagcatgggatcacagctgattctttctgtgaggtaatacatttcactgcctgtttttatgtttttaaacgtgttttacttcacagaaagaatcagctgcgatcgtgtgctgtcctgtctgcatactttcttgccaggagctgtggtatgatcagaccttgtttctgtacagtcagacacagccattacacagcaggggcacatgtataagattatctcagcacaggaaaaacATTTATTTAAACATGTTCAAttgtattattattccaagatctattgattatagtgactaaaattaactttatttgtgggGAAAACGCCTTTAAAAGAGCACTTGAAAACCCCAGGGTCAGGATAACGGGACTCCCAGTGGAGGGCCCCCCTAAGCAATCACCAAGTTATGGTGGTGCAAGGTTGTTTCAGTAATTCTATGGGCATCCTGCCTTTTATATGTGAAATGCATACTGTCAATTTATGATTGTAAATTGatgttaattaccgtatatactatgtataagccgagtttttcagcacacttttttgtgctgaaaacgcccccctcaggttatacacgagtcattgtcccagaaagatggcgggggagggggagcggcggcgaagctggtcacagaggcaggagccggcggatgcggctaaagcctgtgcccgcttctaaaaagaaatgaatattcactgtactggcagtgaatattcatttctcttatagcgggcacagttacagccgcagccgctggcttccagcacacatcctacttaccttccctgcatataaggataggggataaggagccatgcaaagagggacagggagccatgcatacaggacagggatggggagccatgcatacgaggacagggacggggagccatgcatacaaggtcagggatggggagccatgcataccaggatagggataaggggacaatgcatactcaagtcaataaatattcccagtttttcgtggcaaaattaggtgcctcggcttatacttgggtcgacttatacatgagtatatacggtaatatttgTTACAGTAGGATGTAGTTGTAATAAAATATAAGTACTCCTTCATTTTTGTTCCAGGCCATGACTCCATATGTCCATGGTCATGAAGCCGCACCTGAAAATTTAAATCCTGCTCTATCCGAGCTTAATGGGACTTTGACAGCCATAGAAACTAAATTCCTGCAGGACAAACAATTCTTTGCAGGGGATGAGATCTCCATTGCGGATGTGGTTGCTATTGCAGAAATTATGCAAGTGAGTAAATACTATTTTCTCTATTTTGTTTTCCCACTATAATCTCTATTAGACAACCACTGCTCAATCATTTCggaccccatttaaaataaaacagtgGATAATCGGCACCTGAAGTGGTGCCCTTCCATTCATGTTGGCATTACTATTGCCAGTGGGTCATGTGacggtctgttatgatctggtggcctaggagcagcatggacgagctctggagaaggtggcctctatactgaccgcagaccctgagcttaacaccgcaactagaagtagccgtgagatgttcctgtcactccctagacacctcgtcacagccggaggactaattacccctaaagaaggaaacgggaaaactatcttgcctcagagaaaatccccaaaggatagacagccccccacaaatattgactgtgagaggagagggaaattacatacgcagactgaaaacagaatttagcaaaggaggccacgctagctaaaaagaaaggacaggacagagtactgtgcggtcagtattaaaatactacaaaatatccaccacagagaatacaaaaatctccacacctaactaaaggcatggagggtaactctgcatctccagagcttccagcttggctgaataaatccttacacagacgaagctggacaagaaaaaaaatagaaatgcacTGAGCAAtaaggtccacagcatgtggactgcaaaaacaaagccaggacttatctttgatgatttgtacagtatagcaggagaaaccaagcagagatgtgaatccttcagaaacaatggacaactggcactgactaaaggatctagccagaataaatagcccagtcagaattggtagtaagtgaaagcacctgatgactgctgagatccaaaggagcagcagtaccacttacaaccaccggagggagcccaagagcagaattcacaacaacggtCAGTCCCGTGATACAACAATCGCCATCATCCCTGGAAGAATGCAGCTGTGGTAGGAGCGTAGTATTCATCCTTTTTTTCTTATGGGGTCCAGAAGTCATAGTAGTATAAGTTGTCCAGTAGTAGACAACCACCTTTTAAAAGGAGCGTGTGAGTAATTCCTGCTGCCCAAACACCGGCAGAATGAACGGTTGCAGCCAGGTATAAAACTATATGAAACACTCCGGCGTTTGTAGAAGGTATAGTTTGAAGAGCCGGCCCAGAACGATAGGCAGATACGAGACTAGGCCTGGGCTGCTCCTGGCTATCATTTCCCAGCAccgctccaggtgattgacaggtctctttagTGTTGAAGCACTTGTAAATTTACTGGAGTGGTCCTGGCAAAAGACAGCCAGGTACGGCACAGGACTGGTCTCATCTCTGCTTATGCTCCCCGGTCAGTTCTTCAAACTATTTAGAAAATTATACCTGGCTGCAGTCTGTAGCCATATTctcatacatgctgcctgtggtttgagaAGCATGAATCAACCGACGTATTACATTTAATGCCTATCTGATCTGCAACTTGATCAATTGCTAGTTTACAGAATGGCTTAAAGAGATCCAATCACCAATCTAGGGCTAccttattttattcatttttttttttttagtaagggTGGGCTGCCCCTTTTAATTAATAAAAGAATGGGCAGCCCCAGACTGGTGATTTTTCTAACTATGAATTGTCAGAAGTCTGCAGAACAGACCCTAATGCCCCAGGTCTCAACTTTCTAGCAAAAGTTGATCTTGAACATCCGGGTTTGTGGGATCCCAGCATGCAGAGTGGGTCCCATGGCCCCTCTCTCACATTGAAAGCTTGATTTGTGCAGCAGGAATTGGATGTTCCCTTTAATATCTAGTGTATTATCACAACTCTTTATTTACAGGCAATTGCATGTGGGATTGATGTTTTTGAGGACAAGCCCAAGTTGTCAGCCTGGAAGCAAAGAGTGGAGGAAGCAATCGGAGCAGATCTGTTCAAAGAAGCACATGAGTCAATAATAATGCAC
This window harbors:
- the LOC143793922 gene encoding glutathione S-transferase theta-3-like yields the protein MSDLTLYLDLLSQPCRAVYIFAKANNIPFKNQKMLLLLGEQKKEDFGKVNPLRKLPALKDGDFTMGESTAILQYLANKYNTPDHWYPSDLQKRAHVDEYLSWHHENTRPNGGRVFWVKAMTPYVHGHEAAPENLNPALSELNGTLTAIETKFLQDKQFFAGDEISIADVVAIAEIMQAIACGIDVFEDKPKLSAWKQRVEEAIGADLFKEAHESIIMHMKEHQSLPPELKEGYKTRLDWYIRGSQAPVRQV